A single Providencia manganoxydans DNA region contains:
- the ttrR gene encoding tetrathionate respiration response regulator TtrR, with product MTLIHLVDDDPDVTDACQFLLETLGYHVVVWNDSEQFIQQANLFEEGVVLLDMRMPKLDGRQVHQLLKEQQSTLAVIFLSGHGDIPMAVEQVKLGAVDFLQKPIDSQQLAKTLEQAKIKTIQATERYLIQQRYQTLTPREKEICQYVLQGLINREIADVACVSVRTVEVHRSRVMEKMDVRNMAELISTLQTAKLLNE from the coding sequence ATGACGCTAATTCATCTGGTGGATGACGATCCTGATGTCACAGATGCTTGCCAATTCCTACTTGAAACCCTCGGCTATCATGTTGTCGTTTGGAATGACAGCGAACAATTTATTCAGCAAGCCAATCTTTTTGAAGAAGGTGTTGTATTGCTCGATATGCGTATGCCGAAACTGGATGGCCGCCAAGTTCATCAATTACTTAAAGAGCAACAAAGCACCTTAGCTGTGATTTTCCTCTCTGGCCATGGTGATATTCCTATGGCGGTAGAACAGGTCAAATTGGGTGCGGTTGATTTCTTACAAAAACCTATTGATAGCCAACAATTGGCAAAAACACTCGAACAAGCAAAAATTAAAACCATTCAAGCAACTGAAAGATATCTTATTCAGCAACGCTATCAAACACTAACGCCAAGAGAAAAAGAGATCTGCCAATACGTTTTACAAGGGCTGATCAATCGTGAAATTGCCGATGTGGCTTGCGTTTCAGTGCGTACAGTAGAAGTACATCGCTCACGGGTGATGGAAAAAATGGATGTGCGAAACATGGCTGAGTTAATCAGCACGTTACAAACAGCCAAATTATTGAATGAATAG
- a CDS encoding Kdo(2)-lipid IV(A) acyltransferase, whose translation MIQAPKFNKSLLHPRYWLTWLGVGLLYVLILLPYPMIYWIGTRLGLLSKRFLKKRAQIADRNLELCFPEMSLQERQRYIDKNFESVGMGLFETGMAWFWPEWRIRRWCRVEGRENMLAAQETGRGIIVLGIHFLTLEMGGRTFGMLNPGIGVYRPNDNKLLDWIQTRGRLRANKYMLDRKDVKGMVRVLKQGEIVWYAPDHDYGPRNSSFAPLFAVPNAATTNGSAILLRLAKPLVVPFTLRRLPAGKGYELLIQPAVDDFPIKDEVAVATKMNKIIETEILRAPEQYMWLHRRFKTRPKGEPSLYGDLDKIHH comes from the coding sequence ATGATACAAGCGCCAAAGTTTAATAAAAGTTTACTACATCCACGCTACTGGCTAACTTGGCTCGGGGTCGGCCTGCTTTACGTACTGATACTGCTGCCCTATCCGATGATATATTGGATCGGTACTCGTCTAGGCTTGCTATCAAAACGATTCTTAAAAAAACGAGCTCAAATTGCCGATCGCAATTTAGAATTATGTTTTCCTGAAATGAGCCTACAAGAACGCCAACGTTATATCGATAAAAATTTTGAATCTGTCGGTATGGGGCTTTTTGAGACGGGTATGGCATGGTTCTGGCCTGAATGGCGTATTCGCCGTTGGTGCCGAGTTGAAGGCCGTGAAAATATGCTAGCTGCGCAAGAAACGGGGCGCGGTATTATTGTATTAGGTATTCATTTCTTAACGTTAGAAATGGGAGGCCGTACATTTGGTATGCTCAACCCTGGTATCGGTGTGTATCGCCCTAATGACAATAAACTACTCGACTGGATACAAACACGCGGTCGTTTGCGTGCTAACAAATATATGCTCGATCGCAAAGATGTGAAAGGCATGGTCCGGGTTTTGAAACAAGGTGAAATTGTTTGGTATGCTCCCGACCACGATTACGGCCCACGTAACAGCTCATTTGCCCCTTTATTTGCCGTACCGAATGCAGCAACCACTAATGGTTCAGCCATTCTATTACGCTTAGCCAAGCCCTTAGTGGTGCCATTTACCCTTCGTCGTCTCCCCGCAGGTAAAGGCTACGAGCTGTTAATTCAACCCGCTGTTGATGATTTCCCAATTAAAGATGAAGTGGCTGTTGCCACTAAAATGAACAAAATCATCGAAACGGAAATTCTCAGGGCGCCTGAACAATATATGTGGCTACATAGGCGGTTTAAAACTCGTCCCAAAGGAGAACCCTCTTTGTATGGCGATTTAGATAAAATTCATCATTAA
- the mdtG gene encoding multidrug efflux MFS transporter MdtG yields the protein MLTKNNYWKRNLYVVWFGCFLTGAAFSLIMPFLPLYIEELGVTDHSSLNLWTGAVFSITFLFSAIAAPFWGRLSDRKGRKLMLLRSALGMAIVMVLIGFAQNIWQLLALRAILGLLGGFVPNANALIATQVPVKKSGWAMGVLATGAVSGALIGPLIGGLLADQYGLRPVFFITATVLFICFFVTLFYVRERFTPVSRKDALNTKQVFASLKNKNLVISLFFTTMIIQAAMGSINPVITLYIRDLSDSIENLAFISGVIASIPGIAALLSAPRLGKLSDRIGPEKVLLAVLGASIFVLFPMGLVSSYWELGALRFLLGALNAALLPAVQTLIIYNISHEVTGRIFSYNQALRDVGNVTGPLMGSFVAASYGFRAVFFFTAALVLFNLIYSWYMIKRQTRSSKTPSV from the coding sequence ATGTTAACCAAAAACAATTATTGGAAACGCAATCTGTATGTGGTGTGGTTTGGCTGTTTCTTAACGGGTGCCGCATTTAGCCTCATCATGCCTTTTCTTCCGCTTTATATCGAGGAGCTGGGAGTCACCGATCACAGTTCATTAAACCTGTGGACAGGCGCCGTTTTCAGTATTACGTTTTTGTTTTCCGCCATTGCTGCGCCATTTTGGGGGCGGCTCTCCGACCGCAAGGGAAGAAAGCTGATGTTGCTACGCTCTGCATTAGGCATGGCAATTGTGATGGTATTAATCGGCTTCGCACAAAATATTTGGCAATTACTTGCACTCAGGGCAATACTTGGTCTGCTAGGGGGTTTTGTTCCCAATGCCAATGCGTTAATTGCAACCCAAGTTCCGGTGAAGAAAAGCGGCTGGGCAATGGGTGTTTTAGCTACAGGTGCCGTCAGTGGTGCTCTTATTGGCCCATTAATAGGCGGACTGCTTGCCGATCAATATGGTTTACGCCCCGTATTCTTTATCACGGCAACGGTACTGTTTATCTGCTTTTTTGTGACGTTATTTTACGTCCGAGAACGTTTTACCCCTGTATCACGTAAAGATGCACTCAATACCAAACAAGTTTTTGCCTCACTAAAAAACAAAAATTTAGTCATCAGCTTGTTTTTCACTACCATGATCATTCAAGCTGCTATGGGGTCGATTAACCCTGTGATCACCCTCTACATCCGTGATCTATCCGATTCAATAGAGAATCTCGCCTTTATCAGTGGTGTCATTGCCTCGATACCCGGTATTGCAGCCTTACTCAGTGCGCCGCGATTAGGGAAACTCAGTGACCGCATAGGCCCTGAAAAAGTCCTCTTAGCCGTATTAGGGGCTTCCATATTTGTGTTGTTCCCGATGGGACTTGTCAGTAGCTATTGGGAGCTAGGTGCTTTACGTTTTTTACTTGGCGCACTCAATGCCGCATTACTGCCCGCGGTACAAACCTTAATTATCTATAATATATCCCATGAGGTAACAGGGCGAATTTTCAGCTACAACCAAGCATTGCGTGATGTCGGTAATGTTACTGGCCCGTTGATGGGTTCATTTGTCGCGGCAAGCTATGGTTTCCGAGCCGTTTTCTTTTTCACTGCGGCTTTAGTTTTATTCAACCTGATTTATTCATGGTATATGATCAAACGCCAAACACGCAGCAGCAAAACACCTTCTGTTTAA